The segment CGTGGAGGCTGCTCGGTGGGGTAAGCATCGGGGATGGCGGTATGTTCTGGGGCTGGTGGTCATTCTCTTTGCGTGGCTGGTGGTCGGGACTGGTGCCAGCGTACTCGTCGCGATCGCGCTCAGCGGCCAGGATTACTTCGTGCTGGATTACTTCGTGCTTGGTCCTTTCGGGAAGTTCCTGTATGTCATGGCAGGTTTTCCGGTCTTCCTGGCGGGAGTCCTCATCGCCGTTACCCTTATCCACTGCCGCTACCCCCGGACGCTGGTTACGGCGCGGGAGCGGATCGACTGGCGTCGCATCGGTCAGGGGTTTGTGGCGTGGTCCGTTCCAGCGTGTCTGATAGGTGTGCTGGGATAGTACCTCTTCTACCCCGACAGCTTCTCCTTCAACTTCGACCTGGCGACGTTCGCGCTCTTTGTGCCACTGGCACTGGTCTTCACCGCGATCCAGACGACTACCGAGGAGCTTTTCTTTCACGGATACGTTGTGCAGGGCGCGAGCATGATCTCGACCAACCGCGTTTTTCTGGCGCTCGTGGCGGCCGTGGTATTCACCCTGCTGCACCTCTTAAACCCGGAGGTGAGCGCAGGTGGCTGGCTCACGGTTTTCTCCAACTACTTCCTCGTTCCGGGTCTGTTGTGGACCGTGGTCTCGTTGATTGACGGAACCACTGAACTTGCCATCGGCGCACACTTCGCGAACAACATCATTGGCATACTCCTGTTCAACATAGCCGGAAGCGCCGTGACCACACCGGCTCTGTTCACAATCAGCGAGTTCCACGCGACCTACGTGGCGCTATCGGTGCTAGTTGCAATACCCGTGTTCCTGGCGAGCGCCTACAAGGTGTTCAAACCCGACGGAGCATCCGAACCCGTTTCCCAGAGCGATCGGAGAGGTCGTCGGTGATCTCGTCAGTTCGTAAAACCATCAGCAAATGTACCAAAGGACTCCATCACTATGTCTCAAGTTTCTTCTAATCACCCACGAGATCTTGACCGACCCACGCACGACGCAGGGGCAACGGTTTCTGCTAGGAGGAGATCCTTGCTCACCCGCAAAACCTATGTCCGCAGCTTGCTAATGACTGGGGCAATGGGGCTTACCCTCAGTGTCTGCGGCCAGTTCGCAGCCGCGCAGCAGCCCGCGCCGGAGAGCGTTCCGGCGGAGGCGCAGCAACCCACAGCCACGCCGCCACCCACGCCAGAGGCGAACGCGACTGCTGCGGTTGCCACCGCCGACAAAGCGGTCACGCACGCCGAGAACGACCGCGTTCCCCGAGGCGCGGCCTGGACGCAGCACTACTTTCCGTCCTCGGACGGCTCCGACGTTGAACTACACGCCGACGTTCTGTTGCCCGAAGGACTGGCCGCAGGCGAGAAGGTGCCGGTGATCCTGGTGGTCGGGCCGTACTTGGGGCACTCCGGCCAAATAGTACTGGAAAACCACGCGCACACCGGTCCCTCCAAGCGCTTCAATGGGTTGATCGAAGGGGCCGACCTGTTCGAGCGCGGCTACGCCCTGGTGATGGTCGACCTGCGCGGCTTCGGCGGCTCCACTGGATGTATGGACTTTGCGGGGCCGGGTGCTCAGGCCGATGTCAGGGCCGCAATCGACTGGGCCGCGACGCAGCCCTGGTCCACCGGTGCCGTCGGGATGTACGGCAAGTCCGCCGACGCCATCACCGGCCTGATCGGCAACAATCTCAACCACGACGCGCTCAAGGCGGTCGTCGCGCAGGAACCCATCTGGGATCTGTACCGCAACTTCCGCTCGAACGGCGTCCCCCGCGCGACGATTGTCAGCATCCCCAGCATCTATAACACCGTTGCCACGCTGCCCCAGATGCCGGACGACGACGAGCGTTACCGGACGAATGCCAAGTACGAGAATACGCCCCCAGGCGCATTTTGCCAAACTGACAGCCTGGTCAGATACCAGATCGCCGATCCCGAGTCCGATCACTGGAAGACCCGTGATCTGGCGGAGCAGGCCAAGGGCACCGACACGCCACTGTTTTTCACGCAGGGCTTCCTCGAGTGGAGTACCGAAGCCGAGGCGATGGAGGAGTTTCTCGCCAACCACCAGGGGCCGCAGCGCGGCTGGCTCGGCCCGTGGGAGCACGTGCAGGGCAACGACCGCTGGGTGGACGGGCGGCTGCAGATGGGCCGCGAGGGCTGGTTCGAGGAAGTGATGTCCTTCTATGACCAGTACCTCAAGGGCATCGAACCGACCGTGGCCTACCCAACCTACGTTGTGCAGGACAGTACCGGTGCCTGGCGTGCCCAGGATACCTGGCCGGTTGTGGAGTACTCCGCCACCATCGCGCTTGGCGGCGGGTCTTATCTGGACGACGGCCTGCTCGCCGACCCCGCAGCCGAGGCTCCCAACCGCTTCTTCGTCTGGTCTGCGCCGCTTGGGCAGCCAGTTCGCATTACCGGCACTCCGCGGGTATCGCTTGAGATCGAGGGTTACGGCAACGTCATGGTCGACCTCTACGATGTTGCCCCCAATGGCAGCGCCGTCATGTTCAATCAGCAGGTGGCGGTGGTGAAACCCGGCACGACAAGCTTCGAGCTGCGGTCAACGGACTGGACGCTGCCAGTCGGCCATACGCTAGCCGTCGAGATCGGTACCATCCAGCCGGGGTATGCATCCGCAAACGACTGGATCGACACGCCGTCCTACGAGACGATCATCGTCCGCGACGCGCGGCTTGAACTCGCCCTGGACGACCCGGCCAATGACACACCAACGCCCGGCGACCCTGCACCGTGGCTGGAGATCCGCCCGCTGCTGGTCCCCCCGGAAAAGCTGTCTCCCGGGACCCCGAGCTTCACCCTGCCGACGGGAGACCGCTGACCCAAATCCTATGCTGGGTCGTGCAGTACGCACGACTCAGCGCCAATAGGTTCACGAGTAGGAACACCATGTTCGCTACAACGTATATCCGACAGCTATATCACGGGACACCCCTTAGCGATCGATGGTGGATATTAAGTGAGTTGATTGTTGATTGTTGATTGTTGATCGTGGAATCACAGTGAATCGATCCACCAACAAATCAAACCGCGATCGCTTCTTTAAGAGATAATCAGCTCTGCAATTTTAGATGGTGAATCAAATGATTAAGTACAAAGATTTTGCGCCTCAGATTACTGAACGGGGACCCTTCGGCGGACCTGCCGAGTATGAACCCCTCTCTGGAGTTGTTAGCGCTGCAAATCAATGGATCGCAAGTACAACGATACAGGTGATCAATGTTGAAACTGTTGTTTTACCCGATCGGATTGAAGGCACAAGTGATGATGTCTACGGAGTGACAACCAGTAATGCTTTCCACCCAGTGATGATCAGTCAGGGTCTTGCAATCAATTGCTTTCAATGTGTGCGTGTGTGGTACAGAGAATAAGCTCTATTGGAGAAAGAATGAAACGATTTACCTGGTTTACTTTCCTGTATCTTGCGCTGGGAGTATGTCTAACGGCGATCGCGCTTGGATACCCAAACCTGCCTTCGGGTCTTCAAACCAGCCTGTTCATCAGTGCAGGAGTATCCTACTTTGTTTGTATTCTCAGTACCTTCCCTTTTTGGCGGGAGGCGACGATCCGCTTCTATCGCAGACGGAATACAGCAATCATTCTACCCTGGT is part of the Leptolyngbya sp. FACHB-261 genome and harbors:
- a CDS encoding CPBP family intramembrane glutamic endopeptidase, which encodes MPLALVFTAIQTTTEELFFHGYVVQGASMISTNRVFLALVAAVVFTLLHLLNPEVSAGGWLTVFSNYFLVPGLLWTVVSLIDGTTELAIGAHFANNIIGILLFNIAGSAVTTPALFTISEFHATYVALSVLVAIPVFLASAYKVFKPDGASEPVSQSDRRGRR
- a CDS encoding CocE/NonD family hydrolase, which gives rise to MLTRKTYVRSLLMTGAMGLTLSVCGQFAAAQQPAPESVPAEAQQPTATPPPTPEANATAAVATADKAVTHAENDRVPRGAAWTQHYFPSSDGSDVELHADVLLPEGLAAGEKVPVILVVGPYLGHSGQIVLENHAHTGPSKRFNGLIEGADLFERGYALVMVDLRGFGGSTGCMDFAGPGAQADVRAAIDWAATQPWSTGAVGMYGKSADAITGLIGNNLNHDALKAVVAQEPIWDLYRNFRSNGVPRATIVSIPSIYNTVATLPQMPDDDERYRTNAKYENTPPGAFCQTDSLVRYQIADPESDHWKTRDLAEQAKGTDTPLFFTQGFLEWSTEAEAMEEFLANHQGPQRGWLGPWEHVQGNDRWVDGRLQMGREGWFEEVMSFYDQYLKGIEPTVAYPTYVVQDSTGAWRAQDTWPVVEYSATIALGGGSYLDDGLLADPAAEAPNRFFVWSAPLGQPVRITGTPRVSLEIEGYGNVMVDLYDVAPNGSAVMFNQQVAVVKPGTTSFELRSTDWTLPVGHTLAVEIGTIQPGYASANDWIDTPSYETIIVRDARLELALDDPANDTPTPGDPAPWLEIRPLLVPPEKLSPGTPSFTLPTGDR